The Pseudodesulfovibrio sp. JC047 genome includes the window TTCACGCAAATCGTCCTTGAATTTCTCTCGATCCTTGAGCGTATACGCCGATGGGTCGATAATGGGAAGCGCCTTGACTCGAACCACCGGACGGTTGTCAATGATCATCTGTCCCTTTCCCATAACCAGACCAGTGTTGGTCATGACAATAGGCACCACCGGCAAGCCGGACTTCAAGGCGATAATAATACCACCAATCTTGAATTCCATCAGATCTTCAAGCTCGGTATTCCGTGTCCCCTCCGGGAAAATAACCGGAGAGATGCCGTTCTTCGCGGTCTCCACGGCCTCATTCAAGGACTTCATGGCCGCACGACGGTTTTCCCGGTCAACGCAGATATGCCCGGCATGGGCCAACGCTTTCCCATAGATAGGAATCTGAAACAGGCTCTTCTTGGCGACAAATCGAATTCGATTGCCCTTGAGCATATCGAACAAAACGGGAATATCGAGATTTGACTGATGATTACAAATAAAAACATAATGACCTTGAGGATCTACATCACCCATATCCGCTTCAATCGTGATGCCGGATAATTTGACCGCGGCATGGCCCCAGGCCAGCCCCCAACGATCATACTCTTCAGGTGTGGAGTTGACAGGATCAACCGTCAACATCTTCCGGCTATAAAAAACCGTGACTATCCAAAGATTGAGAACAAAAAATATACGTCGAAGCATTCACTTTCCTTATTGTTTAACTCCCCAATGAGTAAACCAATTCGCCCCACGAAACAAGAGAAAGAAAAAGGGCGAAAGGTATCCCTTCCGCCCTGTAAGAATCATTTTTTATCAGACTAATCAGTCTGTTCCGCCTTTTTGTGTGCGGCAATGACCTTTTCCGTTTCCTGCGGAGGGCATTCCTCATAGGATGCGAATTCCATAAAGAACGTTCCCTGACCACCTGTCATGGAATTCAGATCCGGCGCATATTTCAACATCTCGGCCATAGGGACATGGGCCTTGACCTCGGTCAATCCTGCTTGCGAATCTGACCCCAGTACCTTGCCTCGTCTGGAGGACAGGTCACCAATCACATCGCCCATAAAGGAATCAGGCACTGCAACCGTGACGAGCATGACGGGTTCGAGCAAGACCATCTTGGCCTTTTCACAGGCTTTCTTGAAAGCCAGAGACC containing:
- a CDS encoding lysophospholipid acyltransferase family protein → MLRRIFFVLNLWIVTVFYSRKMLTVDPVNSTPEEYDRWGLAWGHAAVKLSGITIEADMGDVDPQGHYVFICNHQSNLDIPVLFDMLKGNRIRFVAKKSLFQIPIYGKALAHAGHICVDRENRRAAMKSLNEAVETAKNGISPVIFPEGTRNTELEDLMEFKIGGIIIALKSGLPVVPIVMTNTGLVMGKGQMIIDNRPVVRVKALPIIDPSAYTLKDREKFKDDLREMMRSAYKELLAQG